In Selenomonas sp. TAMA-11512, a genomic segment contains:
- the rph gene encoding ribonuclease PH, translating to MARQYRRANDALRPIKITRHFQHGPAGSVLIEIGRTRVICAASIEDRVPFFLRGTGTGWLKAEYALLPSATETRTPREAAKGKQNGRTQEIQRLIGRSLRAVMDLSALGERTVTIDCDVIEADGGTRTAAITGAFIALVEACDSIYKKGDIFPVTGYAAAVSVGINQANEPVLDLCYEEDSEALVDMNIVMREDLELIELQGTGEGRTYSRSELNTLLDLAQKGIRELIAYEKDALGMELVWRVGRVG from the coding sequence ATCGCTAGACAATACCGTCGAGCTAATGATGCTTTGCGTCCGATTAAGATCACGCGTCATTTTCAGCATGGTCCGGCGGGCTCTGTCCTCATAGAAATAGGCAGGACACGCGTTATATGCGCTGCAAGCATAGAAGATCGTGTCCCTTTTTTCTTGCGTGGGACGGGAACCGGATGGCTCAAGGCCGAGTATGCTCTCCTGCCCTCCGCAACGGAGACCCGCACGCCGCGGGAGGCGGCAAAAGGAAAGCAAAATGGGCGCACCCAGGAGATACAGCGTTTGATCGGTCGATCTCTTCGCGCCGTAATGGACCTCTCCGCGCTGGGTGAGCGTACCGTGACCATAGATTGTGACGTTATAGAGGCGGATGGCGGAACGCGAACGGCTGCAATTACAGGGGCGTTTATCGCTCTCGTCGAGGCGTGCGACAGCATCTATAAAAAAGGCGATATTTTCCCCGTGACAGGGTATGCGGCAGCCGTCAGCGTCGGTATCAATCAGGCAAATGAACCCGTTCTTGATCTATGCTATGAGGAAGACAGTGAGGCTCTCGTTGACATGAATATTGTTATGCGTGAAGACCTTGAACTCATTGAGCTGCAGGGGACGGGAGAAGGCCGCACATACAGCCGCTCGGAACTCAATACGCTTTTGGATTTAGCACAAAAGGGAATCCGGGAGCTCATTGCCTATGAAAAGGATGCACTCGGAATGGAGCTTGTTTGGAGAGTGGGGAGAGTCGGATGA
- a CDS encoding cytochrome ubiquinol oxidase subunit I: MSTAVLSQWQFAITSIYHFLFVPITLGLTFFLALLETCYVRTKNEEWKKQCRILLQFFSTVFLINFAMGVVTGIVQEFHFGMNWSEYSRFMGDIFGAPLALEALTAFFLESTFLGIWIFGWDKLSPKVHCIVMWLVALGSNLSAFWILVANSFMQSPLGFSIENGRAVMTDFGALVTNHYVVGEMSHTFFAGMTTGGVLIVAISAYKILQKGEHVDAFVKIIKGAALYTLIGSVLLIASGHFHTQYLAKAQPMKLASMEALWHTEDPAPFAVLALPNEEKMENDFEITIPFLFSFLVHDSFSGEVKGISDLQQEAVQMYGPGKYIPPVMTLFYAFRVMVGAGGLMLLLMFAVYMAARKGVIQKYPLFLKVLLFSLPLPFLANSAGWIVAEVGRQPWLVVGLQQTVDGVSPNLTAMDIWITMIGFTLIYLVLIVLALGVAIRFIKSNPVSHERSEA; the protein is encoded by the coding sequence ATGAGCACAGCTGTCCTATCACAGTGGCAGTTTGCCATTACATCCATCTATCATTTCCTCTTTGTCCCTATTACATTGGGTCTCACTTTTTTCCTAGCACTTCTTGAGACCTGTTATGTTCGCACAAAGAATGAGGAATGGAAAAAACAGTGTCGAATTCTCTTACAGTTTTTCAGCACGGTCTTCTTGATCAACTTCGCCATGGGCGTCGTCACAGGTATCGTTCAGGAGTTTCACTTTGGCATGAACTGGTCGGAGTATTCTCGTTTTATGGGTGATATCTTCGGTGCACCGCTTGCCCTCGAAGCACTCACGGCATTCTTTCTTGAGTCTACCTTCCTCGGCATTTGGATCTTCGGCTGGGATAAACTCTCGCCAAAGGTACATTGCATTGTCATGTGGCTGGTTGCTTTGGGCAGTAATCTATCGGCGTTTTGGATTCTCGTTGCAAACTCTTTTATGCAGAGCCCGCTCGGTTTCTCCATTGAAAACGGCCGTGCAGTCATGACGGATTTCGGGGCCCTTGTCACCAATCATTATGTCGTTGGAGAGATGAGTCATACCTTCTTTGCCGGCATGACGACCGGCGGCGTTCTCATTGTCGCAATTTCCGCATACAAAATTCTCCAAAAAGGTGAGCACGTTGATGCTTTCGTCAAGATCATCAAAGGTGCCGCACTTTATACCCTCATCGGCTCTGTCCTCCTCATTGCCAGCGGTCACTTCCATACCCAGTATCTTGCAAAAGCCCAGCCCATGAAGCTTGCTTCCATGGAGGCTCTGTGGCATACGGAAGATCCCGCTCCATTTGCAGTGCTTGCTCTTCCGAATGAAGAGAAGATGGAAAATGATTTTGAAATTACCATTCCCTTCCTCTTTTCTTTTTTGGTACATGACTCTTTTTCCGGCGAAGTCAAAGGCATTTCCGACTTGCAGCAGGAAGCCGTTCAGATGTATGGCCCGGGAAAATATATCCCGCCTGTCATGACGCTCTTCTATGCCTTCCGTGTCATGGTCGGCGCCGGCGGACTCATGTTGCTCTTGATGTTTGCTGTATACATGGCGGCACGCAAGGGTGTTATTCAGAAGTATCCGCTTTTCTTAAAGGTTCTTCTCTTCTCTCTGCCATTGCCGTTTTTGGCGAATTCAGCCGGCTGGATTGTCGCGGAGGTCGGCCGTCAGCCTTGGCTGGTGGTCGGGCTGCAGCAAACGGTTGACGGGGTCTCTCCAAATCTCACAGCAATGGATATATGGATCACAATGATCGGATTCACGCTCATCTATCTGGTCCTCATTGTTCTTGCGCTTGGTGTTGCCATTCGATTTATTAAAAGCAACCCGGTATCCCATGAAAGGAGTGAAGCATAA
- the rdgB gene encoding RdgB/HAM1 family non-canonical purine NTP pyrophosphatase — protein MKEVIIATTNAGKVREFQEAFSDIGIRILTMPKEVIEGEPVENADTFQGNAEIKVCFYGKQLHLPVLADDSGLTVEALNGAPGVHSARFAGAHATDEDNNKKLVEELRKRGLSASPAAYRCVLAYREPDGTILFAEGSCVGEVRTTARGSGGFGYDPYFYLSDGRSMAALTLEEKETVSHRGSAIRLLKEKLQQ, from the coding sequence ATGAAGGAAGTCATTATAGCGACGACCAATGCGGGGAAGGTCAGAGAATTTCAAGAAGCCTTCTCAGATATCGGCATCCGCATTTTGACCATGCCAAAAGAAGTGATTGAAGGGGAGCCTGTCGAAAATGCGGATACTTTTCAGGGAAATGCTGAAATCAAAGTATGTTTCTATGGCAAACAACTTCACCTGCCTGTTTTGGCAGATGATTCCGGATTGACGGTAGAAGCGCTCAACGGGGCCCCGGGCGTTCATTCCGCGCGTTTTGCGGGTGCGCATGCGACGGATGAAGACAACAATAAAAAGCTTGTCGAAGAGCTTCGAAAGCGTGGACTATCCGCATCGCCGGCAGCGTATCGCTGTGTGCTTGCCTATCGCGAGCCGGACGGCACGATTCTCTTTGCAGAGGGCAGCTGTGTCGGGGAGGTACGCACGACGGCGCGGGGAAGCGGAGGATTCGGTTACGATCCCTACTTCTACCTGTCCGACGGGCGATCCATGGCAGCGCTCACATTGGAAGAGAAGGAAACTGTCAGCCATCGCGGTTCGGCGATTCGTTTACTTAAGGAAAAGCTGCAGCAATAG
- a CDS encoding HAD-IC family P-type ATPase, whose product MKSVRSVQIFHPNEAANRTQSGSLRMIRQQQGQERVFTIMKLEEFESVAAAMGEPPHAEEDAISAAHRKENGEPVTEETRPPKNTMHVLSTILLFFIFLFALPISIAPFFLPDLFANLGIPKEISFHLWTGAEWLLLLLSLGLSFPVWMTGAGDLVQLHSTSRGLYICTLGTLTLLAVLMSIHRFFSAMPTHHLLPTVVIAFYAFVISFGSLREKRIASAASASIPPMHTIRSLAARFIAFSLLLAFAASLCWFVVGHIDITEAIILFFALAALATPAAFPLALPLACSLFQKMAKLHHMEIKTPRLFELLSDVSVVVYDRSGTVTEGRPFLSQIITEGLSESTLIGLAASLENGEDHPLSPIIMNAAIERNARLSRTSARNCFPGLGIEAIISGRPVRLGKRAWLDDEGVTTSASLITQGDQAASKGKICVYLATDKSTKGILVFTDEIRHDTRRAIRLMSNIGVKSLLLTGDCKQTAKRLARDAGIQSVRFDLAPEDKVREIQLLSTRGHTSLMLAAGKSDVKALAAADISVQCKKGMYRTASDDFTPDVVLMSDTTADLPKLVALGKGTRKIFRTSLITAFIVQLFLFLLANFELAATHSLTFYPMYLLIGEVLGIFLCTLQMQRLRYLELPVYAIDR is encoded by the coding sequence ATGAAGTCTGTTCGATCGGTACAAATTTTTCATCCGAACGAGGCGGCGAACCGGACGCAGAGCGGCTCTCTGCGGATGATCCGTCAACAACAAGGCCAGGAAAGGGTTTTTACAATTATGAAGCTTGAGGAGTTTGAATCCGTTGCTGCAGCTATGGGGGAACCGCCCCACGCAGAGGAGGATGCTATCTCTGCCGCGCATCGCAAAGAGAATGGCGAGCCGGTCACAGAAGAAACTCGTCCCCCAAAAAATACAATGCACGTTCTCTCTACCATTCTGCTCTTTTTTATCTTTCTCTTTGCTCTTCCAATTTCCATTGCACCGTTTTTTCTGCCGGATTTATTTGCAAACCTCGGCATTCCGAAAGAAATTTCTTTCCATCTTTGGACAGGTGCCGAGTGGCTTTTACTCCTCTTGAGTCTCGGATTATCCTTTCCCGTGTGGATGACCGGAGCCGGTGACCTTGTTCAGCTTCACTCGACAAGCAGAGGTCTCTATATTTGTACACTTGGCACTTTGACACTTCTGGCTGTTTTGATGAGCATTCACCGGTTTTTTTCCGCCATGCCGACGCATCATCTGCTGCCAACGGTGGTAATTGCCTTCTACGCCTTTGTTATCAGCTTTGGCAGTCTTCGCGAAAAACGTATTGCGTCTGCCGCTTCTGCGTCCATTCCTCCGATGCATACAATCCGTTCACTGGCTGCTCGTTTTATTGCATTTTCACTGCTGCTTGCATTTGCAGCTTCTCTCTGCTGGTTTGTTGTAGGACACATCGATATTACCGAAGCTATCATTCTCTTCTTCGCTTTGGCGGCGCTCGCGACACCGGCTGCTTTTCCTCTTGCTCTGCCGCTCGCCTGCAGCCTCTTTCAAAAGATGGCAAAACTTCATCACATGGAAATTAAAACGCCGCGGCTATTTGAATTACTGTCAGATGTCAGCGTTGTTGTTTACGATCGAAGCGGTACAGTTACAGAAGGGCGCCCTTTTTTGTCTCAAATCATTACAGAGGGTCTTTCGGAGAGCACGCTCATCGGGCTTGCCGCAAGTTTGGAAAACGGAGAGGATCACCCGCTTTCTCCCATTATCATGAATGCCGCCATCGAACGAAATGCGCGGCTTTCCAGAACGTCTGCGAGAAACTGCTTCCCCGGTCTCGGCATTGAGGCGATTATCTCCGGCCGCCCTGTTCGCCTCGGGAAACGTGCCTGGCTGGACGATGAAGGCGTGACGACAAGCGCGTCTCTTATTACACAGGGAGATCAGGCGGCTTCAAAGGGAAAAATCTGCGTTTATCTTGCCACCGATAAATCAACAAAAGGGATCCTCGTCTTTACAGATGAGATACGCCATGACACAAGAAGAGCCATTCGCTTAATGTCAAATATCGGAGTCAAATCCCTGCTGCTCACAGGTGACTGCAAGCAGACCGCGAAGCGTCTTGCGCGTGATGCAGGCATACAATCGGTGCGCTTTGATCTCGCTCCGGAAGACAAGGTACGCGAGATACAGCTCTTAAGCACTCGCGGTCATACAAGTCTGATGCTTGCTGCAGGAAAAAGTGATGTAAAGGCACTGGCAGCAGCGGATATTTCCGTCCAATGCAAAAAGGGGATGTATCGCACGGCATCCGATGATTTTACACCGGATGTTGTACTTATGAGTGATACAACCGCTGATTTGCCTAAACTCGTTGCCCTTGGAAAGGGAACTCGAAAAATTTTCCGGACAAGCCTTATCACGGCCTTTATTGTTCAGCTCTTCCTTTTCCTTTTGGCCAACTTCGAGCTTGCCGCAACGCATTCTCTGACATTTTATCCCATGTATTTGTTGATTGGTGAAGTTTTGGGCATTTTCCTCTGCACACTGCAAATGCAGAGATTACGATATCTGGAGCTTCCCGTTTACGCCATTGACAGATAG
- the glmU gene encoding bifunctional UDP-N-acetylglucosamine diphosphorylase/glucosamine-1-phosphate N-acetyltransferase GlmU — translation MQNLTAVILAAGKGTRMKSSLPKVLHKVGGKSMLEHVLDAAEGAGAKRKVVVVGFGGDVVKEALGERAEFVTQAEQLGTGHAVRQTESLLKNEKGSIMVLCGDTPLLTTKLLENLAVAHEESGAAATVLTAIMPDAAGYGRVIRASDGTVEKIVEHKDATEAERKVREVNSGIYCFDAEALFSALSEVTADNAQGEYYLPDVLWILKDRGEKVRAVEADDYEETLGINSRVQLAGAEKILRQRKNIELMNAGVTIMDPGTTYVDAGVTVGRDTILYPGTWLEGNTTIGERSEIGPHTRFTNAKIGDDVIAVFSYGHDCEIDSGVTMGPYVHIRPNTHLKRDVHVGNFVEVKNSVIGAGSKLPHLSYIGDTDMGCGVNMGCGTITVNYDGREKHRTTVGDHAFVGCNTNLVAPVTVGEGAYIGAGSTITKDVEPESLAIARARQSAIPGWAKGKTKK, via the coding sequence ATGCAGAATTTAACAGCCGTGATTTTAGCAGCAGGTAAGGGAACGCGTATGAAGTCATCCCTGCCGAAGGTGCTGCACAAGGTGGGCGGAAAATCCATGTTGGAGCATGTCCTTGATGCAGCGGAAGGAGCCGGTGCAAAACGCAAGGTGGTTGTCGTCGGTTTTGGCGGTGATGTGGTCAAAGAGGCATTGGGCGAACGCGCTGAATTTGTCACACAGGCAGAGCAGCTCGGTACAGGACACGCTGTCCGTCAGACGGAAAGCCTGTTGAAAAATGAGAAGGGCTCGATCATGGTGCTTTGCGGAGATACGCCGCTTTTGACGACAAAACTCCTTGAAAACCTTGCTGTGGCACATGAAGAATCCGGTGCAGCGGCGACTGTGCTTACAGCAATCATGCCGGATGCAGCCGGCTATGGACGAGTTATTCGTGCATCGGACGGAACCGTTGAGAAAATTGTCGAGCACAAGGATGCCACAGAAGCTGAACGCAAGGTGCGTGAAGTAAACTCGGGTATTTATTGCTTTGATGCAGAGGCACTTTTCTCCGCACTTTCTGAAGTCACGGCAGACAATGCACAGGGAGAGTACTACCTGCCGGACGTTCTTTGGATTCTAAAAGACCGCGGGGAAAAAGTCCGGGCTGTTGAGGCGGATGATTACGAGGAAACGCTTGGAATTAATTCACGTGTGCAGCTTGCCGGTGCAGAAAAGATCCTGCGCCAGCGGAAAAATATTGAATTGATGAATGCGGGCGTTACGATTATGGATCCCGGAACGACATATGTTGATGCAGGGGTTACGGTGGGACGTGATACGATTCTGTATCCCGGGACTTGGCTGGAAGGGAATACGACGATTGGAGAGAGGTCTGAGATTGGGCCCCATACACGTTTTACAAATGCGAAAATCGGTGACGATGTTATAGCCGTATTCTCCTATGGACACGATTGCGAGATTGATTCTGGCGTCACGATGGGCCCTTATGTACACATTCGACCGAATACACATCTTAAGAGAGATGTTCACGTAGGCAATTTCGTTGAGGTTAAGAATTCAGTCATCGGTGCCGGATCTAAGCTGCCGCATCTTTCGTATATCGGCGATACGGATATGGGCTGTGGTGTCAATATGGGCTGCGGTACGATTACGGTTAATTATGACGGCAGAGAAAAACATCGTACGACTGTGGGAGACCATGCCTTTGTCGGGTGCAATACAAATTTGGTTGCGCCTGTCACAGTAGGCGAAGGTGCTTATATCGGTGCGGGTTCAACCATTACAAAGGACGTCGAGCCGGAATCGCTTGCAATTGCACGCGCCCGTCAATCGGCTATCCCCGGCTGGGCAAAAGGAAAGACCAAGAAATAA
- a CDS encoding thioesterase family protein, whose translation MDTRTDIRVHFYDTDTMAVVHHSNYIRWFEIGRVEFLRSADITLNELMEAGFVFPITEVKAKYHAPAQFDDELVIITHPEALTKAKMAFSYEIRRKEDNTLCVTGFTQNVFTDKASGKITRLPEVYAAKLQAAMNR comes from the coding sequence ATGGATACGAGAACGGATATACGTGTTCATTTCTACGATACGGATACGATGGCAGTCGTACATCACTCCAACTATATTCGTTGGTTTGAGATAGGCAGAGTGGAGTTCCTTCGCTCTGCCGATATCACGCTGAATGAACTCATGGAAGCCGGTTTTGTCTTTCCGATTACGGAAGTGAAGGCAAAGTATCATGCGCCCGCGCAGTTTGACGATGAGCTCGTTATCATTACGCATCCGGAGGCATTGACAAAGGCAAAAATGGCATTCTCCTATGAGATCCGCAGGAAAGAGGATAATACGCTTTGCGTGACAGGTTTTACGCAAAATGTTTTTACGGATAAGGCGTCGGGCAAGATCACGCGTCTTCCTGAAGTCTATGCGGCTAAACTGCAAGCTGCGATGAACCGATGA
- a CDS encoding GntR family transcriptional regulator — protein sequence MVKERKLAPIRLDSYQPLREVVADALREAIRKGILEPGERLMEINLAEELGVSRTPVREAIRKLELEGFVVMMPRRGTYVSEISIRDINEVFEIRTSLETLSSGLAAERITAEELETLQRLLVEIGRYIDEGDMEKIVETDMRFHDLLYQASRNSRLVGVINNLREQLTRFRTTSMSYPGRLKETLKEHRAMVEAIAQGNVKDAQKAAKTHMEKSEQTLLNSMEVEKTRKKLESKGTL from the coding sequence GTGGTAAAGGAAAGAAAGCTTGCTCCTATTCGATTGGATAGCTATCAGCCATTGCGCGAAGTTGTTGCGGATGCTTTGCGAGAGGCGATCCGTAAGGGAATATTGGAGCCCGGTGAGCGCCTGATGGAGATCAATTTGGCGGAGGAGCTGGGGGTCTCGCGCACGCCTGTTCGTGAAGCTATACGAAAGCTGGAGCTGGAAGGATTTGTCGTTATGATGCCGCGCCGCGGCACCTATGTATCAGAGATTTCCATCCGAGATATCAATGAGGTCTTTGAAATACGTACTTCCTTAGAGACTTTGTCAAGCGGACTTGCTGCAGAGCGAATAACGGCAGAGGAATTAGAGACGCTGCAAAGACTTCTCGTCGAGATCGGCAGATACATCGATGAGGGCGACATGGAAAAAATTGTTGAGACAGATATGCGGTTTCACGATTTGCTCTATCAGGCGAGTCGTAATTCTCGCTTGGTCGGTGTTATCAATAATCTCCGTGAACAGCTGACTCGTTTTCGGACGACATCCATGTCGTACCCCGGCCGTTTGAAGGAGACGCTCAAGGAGCACCGAGCCATGGTTGAAGCTATTGCCCAGGGCAATGTAAAGGATGCACAAAAAGCAGCGAAGACGCATATGGAAAAATCAGAGCAGACGCTTTTAAATAGCATGGAAGTAGAAAAGACGAGAAAGAAACTGGAAAGTAAAGGGACGTTATAA
- the ispE gene encoding 4-(cytidine 5'-diphospho)-2-C-methyl-D-erythritol kinase: protein MHTLRSVTLDAPAKINLTLDVLGIRPDGYHEVTMVMQTVSLVDTVRLEKRASGISLSIDGNVALEADETNLAYRAAKHFFQTQKVTGGVHIHLMKRIPMAAGLAGGSTDAAAVIKGLSILYQPTPCRQDLLDMCASIGSDVPFCYEGGTMLATGRGEILERLPDAPAFFVVLAKPKAAVSTAWVYKRADAFGALPHPATETMLEAIRSQDVESIKKHLKNVLEVVTIEEYPEIRRLKDFMEMHGAAALMSGSGPTVFGLLEGRAEAEVLLTKLRHEFPGTESFLSWTIPKAPPAETQSSTAKIEERG, encoded by the coding sequence TTGCACACATTGAGGTCGGTGACCTTAGATGCCCCTGCGAAAATCAATTTGACACTGGATGTCCTCGGTATTCGTCCGGATGGATATCATGAGGTCACGATGGTCATGCAGACCGTTTCACTCGTCGACACAGTACGACTGGAGAAGCGTGCGTCAGGGATATCACTATCGATAGATGGAAATGTTGCTCTGGAGGCCGATGAGACAAATCTTGCATATCGTGCTGCAAAACATTTCTTTCAGACACAGAAGGTCACCGGTGGTGTTCACATCCATCTGATGAAGAGGATTCCAATGGCTGCCGGTCTCGCAGGAGGATCAACGGATGCAGCTGCGGTAATCAAAGGGCTGTCGATTCTTTACCAGCCGACTCCTTGCAGGCAAGACCTTTTGGATATGTGCGCCTCGATTGGCTCGGATGTCCCCTTTTGTTATGAAGGAGGTACCATGTTGGCGACGGGACGTGGGGAAATTCTGGAGAGACTTCCGGATGCGCCTGCGTTTTTTGTTGTTTTGGCCAAGCCGAAAGCGGCGGTTTCGACAGCATGGGTCTACAAGAGGGCAGATGCGTTCGGAGCTTTGCCTCACCCGGCAACGGAGACAATGCTGGAAGCCATACGTTCACAGGATGTGGAAAGTATAAAGAAGCATCTGAAAAATGTGCTTGAAGTTGTTACGATAGAAGAATATCCGGAAATCAGACGATTGAAAGACTTTATGGAGATGCATGGCGCAGCAGCGCTGATGTCAGGAAGCGGTCCTACGGTCTTTGGATTACTGGAGGGACGCGCAGAAGCGGAAGTGCTTTTGACGAAATTGCGGCATGAATTTCCTGGTACGGAGAGTTTTCTTTCTTGGACGATACCAAAAGCACCGCCTGCTGAAACGCAGTCGTCCACAGCGAAAATAGAGGAGAGAGGGTAA
- a CDS encoding ribose-phosphate pyrophosphokinase — translation MSNIDNLCILAGNANPELAKKIAAHVGIGLCDATIGQFNNGEIQVMIDESIRGKDMFIIQPTSQPVNDNLMELFIMADACKRASAHSVTAVVPYYAYARQDRKTRGREPISAKLVANLMQKSGITRVVTVDLHAGQIQGFFDIPVDHLAAAPVIANYIKKKNLENIIVVSPDLGGVTRARILADRLHTGIAIIEKRRPEPGVAEVMNLIGDVEGKTAIMIDDIVDSAGSLCEGARALKKFGAKKIYAACSHGILSGSAVERINNSDLERLIITDTIPLPQEKRSDKIAVLTMADAIGDVILCIQAHRSVSQLFR, via the coding sequence ATGTCAAACATTGATAATCTTTGCATTCTGGCAGGCAATGCAAATCCTGAGCTTGCAAAGAAAATCGCCGCCCATGTCGGTATCGGGCTTTGTGATGCAACTATTGGACAGTTTAACAATGGTGAAATTCAGGTCATGATAGATGAGAGTATTCGTGGAAAGGATATGTTCATCATTCAGCCGACGAGCCAGCCGGTCAACGACAATTTGATGGAGCTCTTCATCATGGCGGATGCCTGTAAGCGGGCCTCTGCACACAGCGTCACGGCGGTTGTTCCTTACTATGCTTATGCCCGTCAGGATCGTAAGACGCGCGGACGCGAGCCGATTTCCGCTAAGCTGGTTGCCAACCTGATGCAAAAATCCGGTATTACGCGTGTTGTTACGGTTGATTTGCATGCAGGGCAGATACAGGGATTCTTTGATATTCCGGTAGATCATTTGGCGGCTGCACCCGTCATCGCAAACTACATTAAAAAGAAGAATCTGGAGAATATCATTGTTGTATCGCCCGATCTTGGCGGTGTTACACGTGCGCGCATTCTGGCGGATCGTCTGCATACGGGGATTGCCATCATTGAAAAGCGCCGTCCGGAGCCGGGGGTCGCTGAAGTCATGAACCTCATTGGCGACGTGGAGGGAAAGACAGCCATCATGATTGATGATATTGTCGATTCGGCGGGTTCTCTTTGCGAGGGGGCACGGGCGCTCAAAAAATTTGGGGCAAAGAAAATCTATGCTGCCTGTTCCCATGGCATCCTAAGCGGTTCTGCTGTCGAAAGAATCAACAATTCGGATCTTGAAAGACTGATTATCACAGATACAATTCCCTTACCGCAGGAAAAGCGGTCGGATAAGATTGCCGTACTGACAATGGCGGATGCGATTGGCGATGTTATTCTGTGTATTCAGGCGCATCGTTCCGTCAGCCAGCTCTTCCGCTGA
- a CDS encoding coenzyme F420-0:L-glutamate ligase: MECTEAKPEIIPVPTRILTDKDDIVDVIERYTKNTIGENDVITVAESVVAITQGRIVRPEDLKISRVAQFCCRFIPDYGSLASPHGMQSLMDVEGKWRVAGALFLGFFAKLFGQSGAFYKWGGEQTALIDDVTGTMPPFDKHIVYGPAEPDKVVMKLKERLRCFGAVIADVNDLKRSRIVGCTAGTDGEKVANLLIDNPFGNASQKTPICIIKNFKQYQG; this comes from the coding sequence ATGGAGTGTACAGAAGCAAAACCGGAAATCATTCCTGTCCCGACACGTATATTGACAGACAAGGATGATATCGTTGATGTCATTGAACGCTATACAAAGAATACCATCGGTGAGAACGATGTCATTACGGTCGCTGAAAGCGTTGTCGCTATTACGCAGGGACGCATTGTGCGTCCGGAGGATTTAAAGATATCTCGCGTGGCACAGTTCTGCTGCCGATTTATCCCGGACTATGGCAGTCTTGCCAGTCCGCATGGCATGCAGTCCCTCATGGATGTGGAGGGAAAATGGCGTGTAGCCGGGGCTCTTTTCCTCGGTTTTTTTGCCAAACTCTTCGGACAGAGCGGTGCTTTTTATAAATGGGGAGGAGAACAGACGGCCCTTATTGATGATGTTACGGGTACCATGCCGCCTTTTGACAAGCATATTGTCTATGGACCTGCAGAGCCGGATAAGGTTGTGATGAAGCTGAAAGAGCGCCTTCGGTGCTTCGGAGCAGTCATTGCGGATGTCAATGATCTCAAACGTTCCCGTATCGTCGGATGTACGGCGGGAACGGACGGTGAAAAGGTTGCAAATCTGCTCATCGATAATCCGTTTGGCAACGCCTCACAAAAAACACCGATCTGTATCATAAAGAATTTTAAACAGTATCAGGGATAA